The Limanda limanda chromosome 21, fLimLim1.1, whole genome shotgun sequence genome contains the following window.
TGACTAAGATACCagatcatttaatattttgtggGCAAAGCTGAGGTTTTAGTCTGAGGGTGTTGCTTAACCTTGTGGCTTTAGAGCTGAAACAGTTGAATAAACAAATGGCTAAACAAAGTTCAACTGCaacaatttcatttaatttttcagCTTTGGCCAATTATTTTTGAACATTTACTGTCTTTTAGTCCTCAATGACTGTAAAATCAATTTGTAACCGCAGGGCTGTAGACTGCTACCTCTTAAGAAACCACAATTAATTTGGCATTTCAGAAGCAAATAATGGATATTACTTAAGTATGCAAGTCTGGCACCACACTTAAAATAAACTAGAACCGTTTCaagcattttaaaaacaagaaattgTATCATTTTAGATAGAGAAAGCATAAAGAAATGCATTGTGTAACAGAGAATTCACATTACAGGCTGAAAGTGCACTTTTACCATCTCTTGTGCCGTCTTGACCGCCTCCTCCAGTCCGTAGACTTTGCCCTTCACGAGGAACACGCCGGCGGACCAGATGCCGCAGTCTTCATGGAGCCAGTACTCACAGGGCTCCAGGGGCAGCACGGGGGGGCTGTACCAGTCCTCCACCTCTGCAGTGCTGGCGTCTGAGCGAGCCCTCTTAGCCGCGGGGCTGCCCGTGCCGTTACTGCTCCACCGGTGGCTCTCCAGGGCGCCCTTCTGCTGGCGCTGACCACCCGGCCTGAAGGACCACTGTGTGGGCGGAACAGCacgcttcctcctcctgcctctgccACTGCAGGACGAGGAGTCGGAATCGCTGAaaccgtcctcctcctctttgagCTGCGATATGCTGGCTGGTCTTTTGGTGCTCGGCTGGTACCCGTCGGGGTAGTACGGGCCGTGGAGGTCCCCCAAGTCCATGGCGTTGGCCGCTTTCCCGCACAGGCAGCACACGAGAGAGCGCTGGTGCTGGCTCTGTGTGGACGCCCGGCCCAGCTGGAGACAAGACGTACTGGGGACAACCGCAGAGAGGAAGTCCCCGGGGTCCCtagcctgctgctgctgctgcggaccCTTCTTGCATGgtgtcctcacctcctcctggtaGTTGACGACAGAACACAGTGAAGGCGATGGCTGCCGACGCTCCGTGCGGATGAACGGAGAGAAACTGTCGGACCTCAgctcccttttctcctccttgaAGTTGACGTACCTCAACTTGATCTCCGGCTCCTTGGGGGAGAACATGGACAAAGACTGACTGCTCATGAGTTGCTTTCGCCTCCTCTTGGCCTTCGTCTTGGCAGTGGGGGGTGTTTTGCTACCTGCAGCCTTGCCTTTGCCTTTGCCTGGACTTTTCTTTGGAGACTTCGACGGTGGTGGGGAAATTCTTGCCACCTTTATTTCCACTGTGGGGACGGGGCGAGACACAGGCTCTGTCTCCTTCTTAGAGTTCTTGTGAGCAGCAGACTGAGGACTGGACTGGGAtgagcgtctcctcctcctcggctgctTGGGGCTCGTCTGTGGAGAACGTACAGGGAGTGAAACATCCTTTGGCTCTTGCCTTGACCTCTTGTGCACGGCGAGCTGAGGACTTTTTGGAGGTGTGCTGCTCTGTGACTTTTTAGAAATGCTGAGCAATTTAGAGTCAGAGGTAGAGTCAGTGTTAATGTTATTAGTTTGAACCTTTTTCACTGGAGTTTcggctttttgttttattgttttcacagGGGAAGATGACTTCGctctgcttttcctttttcctaCTGGCAGggtgtttttacttttagtCTCTTCTAGGTTAGAAATACTAGCTGTCGGTGGGGAAGCACGGGCTTTCTTATTGGTGCGTATGCATCCTGATACTTTATACCTGCTTGAATTTATGTTCATAACTATAGCACCCAGTCGCGTCCCTCTGCTGGAGCGCCAcggcagttttttttctgttaaagtTCTCTCTTGGGCCTTTGCATTCCCATTCATGTGGGGAATAACAGTCTTGGGTTTGTCCTCTAAAacactggacacacaaacatcatctgTCAAGTCAATAATAGGCTCTATCGCTGACTTCTGTCCATGGACTGGCTGCTTGTTTTCATCGATTGAATCCAACCTTGTGATGTCAGAGCCTTCCTGAATGGCCCCTTCTGTTCTAGAGACATCCCATGCAACCTCCTCCGCTGCCTCTAGATTGGAGGTGTCGCCGCTGGGCGAGCTGGAGGCCTGAGGAAGGATGAAGACATCCTCCACATCGTCCAGTGAGGTAGCGGAGGGGGAGACAGGGTCCTCCAGGGGACTGATGTACTCCCTGCTCAGGGAACACAGGTCTCTAGCAGCCACGCTTTCCAGGACAACCACCGGGTCCTGCTTTCTAGACATGAGTAAGAGCGCCTCAGACGTGCTCTTCTCTGGATCCTCTACTGTTGCAGGAGTGAGAGTCTCTGGTGAGGATTCTGCACATGCAACTGAACTATTACCTAGACCATTCTCTAAACCCCTACTGTGGTCcacttcttctttcctccttgGCACCCATGGACCAGAAACCCCTCCACTAGGCACCTGTGTTAGACGTGCTCCCCCATCCTTCTCTGGTCCCGCTGGAGCCTCAGATAACGACTGCAAAAGTTCTGTCTGAATGCCGAGGTCCACTGGACCCTCAGCCTGTTCCAGGTAATGCTGGGCCAGGGAAAATCCTGTCTCCCCCCCGGGCCCTTTCTCCAAGTCACATGACGGGTGGTGGGAGAAGCTGCTAACGGGCGGCCCACCGCACAGAGGCGAGCGGCGAGACAGCGAGTCTTGAGCGGAGAATACGTGAGACCTGCTCACGTAGGAGAGGGTGACTGTAGTGCGAGAGAAGGCATTGTCTGGTTGAATGTGTTCTGCTGACTGGAGAGCAGAGTCCGGGGAGCCGGTCTCTGAGAAGGGTAATCCTTGGTTGCTGCTCGCCGAATTGGCATACCAGCCCTGGGTCTTGAGGGACGCGGCGTTGAGGACACATTCCTCGCCTGTCAGGTCGATCACAGAGGGGATGCTGGCGCCGGAGAGGTCCTGAGGCTGTAGATCATCTACGCTCCCAGGTGGCTGCTCCATAACAACTgaaatggatggagagagggaaagaaacttGTGATTTTGTAGTAGAGACAAGAATCATCCATTTCTGATGGGGTCGGTTTATCTTCTAGTTGTCATTGACTTTCGAGATAAGATTTACTGACATCTTCTTTCTTAAAGTCCCAGTAAAGTCCTGAGCTACACGTTTCCTACACTGGTAGGTggttgtttgattttgtttttaagaaACAAGCCCTCACATCTCAAGTCATAACGTTGACTTTAGCTTGAAAACTGGCTTGTGCTTGTATTTCATTAACATTTGAGGGATTAACCAACAGTTCACGTTATAACTTGTTCCTAATTTATCATAATATTATGGATGTTGTTGGTTTTAAGTTGTTGTGTCCGGAAACATTTTGTTCAGTGAACAAAGTGTATCCGGACACTGTCTCACTCTTTACCTCCAACATGACAGGTCACACACGCTAGCGCAGTTAGCTTATCTTAGCcgcagctaacgttagcttgctAGGCCCGGCTTAGCTCCGGTGAAGTTACCCTAATGGCGAACTCCCATCAGATATCACGtaacttttattgttttctctgttgCGACACAAAGCCACACGCAATGGAAAGATATTTGAAACTTCCACAGTTCCGTAAACCGCACTCTTCAATTCGGCAAGGTTTTTATTCACTAGAAACGCGTTATTTCGATAAAATGTCAACTTTTATAGCTTAGTGGACCGCATTGTTAGTTACTGCTCCCCGCGaatctttgtaactttgttGTAGCGGAAccaattttaaaatgttaccTCTCACTTCAGAATACGCGTTTTTTTGAATATTCCATGAATTCCGATTTGTAGATTGGATCTAGGCGGCGCTGAAAAAAGTAAATATAGTTCGAAACTTGATGCAACAACTCGACGGGGAGAGAGGTTTTATTAAAGTGCGGATAACTTGTCATGGGGTTTGGCGACACGTTCTCTGCAGCAGCCGGAGCGGACCGGGGAAGGCCCGGtggaggagacaaagaggaggtaATGCGCCGCTCATCCAAACTTACCGGGACCGGAGAGACCGCAGCGTTACTACACGTCCCGTTAACAATCCGTCCCCCCCGgcatctcctccagcagcccACCTACTCTAACCACCGGCGACCACACGGGGAGAAAGCCCCACATTGACTGGATACCCTCACACACTTTCAGAGGCACACTTCTCTGAGAGCAGCCGCGTCCACTTCACTGTTCAAGGTCCAGCTTCCGGGTAggcctttcacaataaaacgaCTACTGCCTCGTTTCAGCGCTGGCATTCAGACGATTATGCAAATTAGTATTAAAAGCAGAATTCAACAACACATGATATAACAGTGGAAGTTGTTGAACACCAACCTGTTGATGTTCAGGCCCAGTGGTGATAGGTTTGTCCGTAATCCAGCTGTTGCAGGTGGGTTTTCAAGCAGTGGCGGATCCAGCATTTGTCTATATCacgggccataaaggggccacggtttacaaaagctgctttcagaattACACTGAACTCCGTATTTTCTCAAGAGGACGTGCAcctgtgaacgcaaatgtccgagtgagaggctCTGAAGTTTCTGCAGAGTTTATCCTCCTGGCATCCGAGTATAGAGGtccgtagaaatccaggagaagtagATGTGTGTACACAGCGGGGGATCCCCCCACTGGATTTACCACAAGCGAGGGTGGAGTAGGGTTTGATGATGCTTCTAATGcgcaacagatgcaaaaataaaaaaaatatctacgGGTGAAAAAGCAGCGTCGTAAACAACACAAATGAAGATCTcaagagtttgtggtgataagagctgacaccGATGTATtgtgtgctgtcaagaaaatcTTGTGATCTATGCAGAGTTActacctcacttcctgtctctgtgtgagttGACAGTTGATGCTCTGGAGCAGAAAGGCATTATGGGAGTCGTAGGACCCTTGACAATCCTAATGATTGACACTAAGAATATATGATGCCACTTTATTCTGTGGTTTCTAAAATGCCATGTATGTGAATGATTTGTTAATATTGGTCATTGATTTATCAGTAGTTGCTGATTGATAAACTCATTGAATAACAGTAAATACACAATTACAGATGAGTATGACGAGATTAACCCCGCAAGCTGCGTTTAAAAGTCCCTTCATCACATCTGTGGACAAAAATGTCCACTACTTAAAACTGCtataaaacacaacatataTATGTTAATATTAGTTTTCCCTTTCTATGACTGAATTCCAGTATTTTCCATGTACTAGAGCAAACTACTGACAATTACTTTAGAGGGGTTAACACAGCCTGGCATATAAAGCCACTATTGAGCAACAACCTTTAATATTCTTTTGTGGCATGTATCATTTTGAAGGTATATTCAAGTGATTTGATTTTCCCAGCCCTACATTAAAACCAGACTTCAGACAGACCGAGTCTCGAGTATGGGCCATTCAAAGTGAAATGATGGCACCAAACGCCGATGAGATCATACAGGTTCCTTTTTAAGCAAGGTTACAAAAAACCTTCTGGTGGATTACcaagaaacttggtggaaggatgctgtatggatcagggaagaacaCATTACATTTTGTTGAGGGTCCAGATCagtgggcagatccaggatttgttttcttcactttcttaaacattgcaaGATAAACATAAGCTACTTCtctttaaataattaaactgtataaattatatatatatatatatatataacctgtATAACTATTATCAGACACTGAGAATATTACACCTATTATCATTACTACTTACTGCCACTTTGGTTCAGCATTAGTTAATTGCCCCACACTTTACATTCATAGTCAATCTTATTGTAAACAATTTTGTTTAGACTTGACTGATTGTttatatacatgtttttttattatgtgacaaatgaaaacacaaccccaCTAAATTCCAAGTGTGAAAAACAGTGCGACGCAGTTGAGTCCATAAAAGTGGACCCTGTGTTTTTGgttaatgtgtaaaataaagtaaaactacACAACAGTCACTCAAACCAAAGGgtgcaaaaatatttattgcTAATAAACCTGTAGTCAGTTGGTGTATATTTgctttatatttacaataataGAGTACAGAGGAATGggaatgtgaaagaaaaaaaacctcccaaccatttaaataaatacaatgggACTGCCACTGAACAAGTCTACAAACAGAAACCAACTCCAACAACTCCTATACAGCTGGATGATTGcggtgagagaaaaaaaaaaaaaactctaaataaatttcatatatatatttaaattatagtTAGTGAATCCCGTCGTACACATTCAGCCGTCCCCTTTAAAACAGACATCTCAGATTGACCCAAGGAGAACAGAGAACGTGTCTGATGTCACTTTAATATCAAGCTTTGATGAAGCAACATAATTATGGAGTGATGGAGCGTTAACGTGCGCGCCTGAACGCCGGACTCATTCCTATGCTTTCGCTATGCAAGTAATACTCACTCGTCAGTATGTGGTTTCGTTTCAGCCATTAAACATCACAGTTACGCCTTTGGCTAGCAACAGTCTAGGGAGTTAAAACAGTAGCTTACACAGTCATAGTTTTAGTGTACGCAAGACAAATGCTCAATTAAAAACAGTATTTACAGTAAGACATGGcagcaaaaataacaaacaatacaaaagtCACAGTTAACTGAAGTGCATGGAATGCAAACTCTAGACATGAAATTCAAACTTcataccatgtttttttttaataatatatgatCTGTGTTTGTGACCAGTGTGTAGTGTTACTAAATAAGAAATTACAGAGCTAAAATATAGTGGGCTGCTAAACATGCACCAAGGTGGGTGGACATGATGCATCAGAActcctttgtgtctttgttttcaaaCAGGTGAAGTCTCTGCTCAGCTGTTAGCCCTTCCTTTAGACTCTGCgggggggaagaggggaggagcaCAGGTCAGTGTTAATCAGGATCAACCAGAGCTTTCTTCTCTGGACAGATGTGTTGCTCTGAGCAGGAAGTGTCAGTGTAAACCTGTTGTCACCCGAAAAACTCCAAaattgttttgtggactcaaacacttcaccaaccCTCCATCGACACAGTGGTGTGTAGATGAGTGACTTTTCAATTTTGGGTGGATCATCCCTTTAAGATTATTAGATGAGTCAAACATGTCACTCAACACACGTATTTATAtcgcgcttttctagtcttgatgacaactcagagcgctttacagtacagttttttgcAATTCACATACTTACGCACATCatggcagcactttttctatgagggggTTTTGGGtttcagtattttgcccaaggacatttcGGCCTAGGATAGAACCACAGACCTTCTGGTATAGAATGACCGCTCTGTCCCCTCTGCCACAGCTTCCACTTTCTTTTGAgattgcctttcacatatggaCAACGCAGCAAGAGATTTTCTGCTCAGACATGGCTAtctgacagtgtgtgagtggtgtATGACAGATGAactgagttttttttattttattttatgaattgAAGAAAGTATAAAAACTTGCGTTTTCAATCAGTTTGAATTAGTTATCTAAAAGTACATTTATTGACGTATTCAGTTACATATTTGACTCATCTGATCCATAGTGTGGCACCAAGGCTGTAGCGACTCATTCACAAAATACACCAGACACATTAGTATTTATTATTACCCAGTGATAGGTCACTCACTGTAGTGAAGTGGTGACTCAGTTCTACACTGCTCAAAACAATTAAGGGAACACTTAATCATCACAGTATAACACCAAGTCAGTTAGACTTCAGGGACATCAATCCGTCCGTTTAGGAAGCACAAGTGAATGTGAATCAGTTTCCCTTGTtttggtgcaaatgaaagtgataatcgagagaaaaaagagataCAAGGAGACCGGCCGCTACacaaggagagctggacagggccgtagaagggcATCAACCCAGCAGCAGGACCGGTACCTGCTCCTTTGTGCGAGGAGGAACAGAAGGAGCACTGCCAGAGTCCTAcaaaatgacctccagcaggctacaggtgtgcatgtttctgtcagaaacagactccatGAGGGGGGGATGAGGGCCCGACGTCCTCTGGTGGGACCTGTGCTCACAGCCCAGCACCTACTGGCATTCGTcagagaacaccagaattggcacaTTTTCAGTTGCTGTGGTGAAATTCACACAAGTTAGATCGGcctgtgattttaatattttactttgGTTTTCAGTTTGGTTTTGAATCCAGCCCTCAATGGGTTATACAACATGATGTGTTCCGTTAACCCTTTTGAGCAGTGTATTAAGAGCTttaggaggacaggaggaggggcTCAAACCACCAGTGGGTGTGCGTCTAGTTGGGTTTACCTAGGGGAGAAGGGGAGGGAAGCCTACACGTCCTCAGCAGCCCTGTCTGTCCTAGGGAGTGTCCTGACTCACAGACTGAGGACAGAAGGATGTGTTAGACTACCATGACATTAATTCAGCGTCATAAACCCAAGACTGGTACTTTGATGGAGTCACAAAATGGATAGATAAAATGCAGCCCAGCAGGAACACAGTGGGCTTGTGACGCTGCATGCAGTTTTGCAAAAAGACCTCAAGATGGCAGCAAGTCACTAAAAGCTGattctctgtctttgtttggtGGGAACGCTCGAATGCCTCAACAGGATGGCTCTGTCTGCTGTGAAATGACACAATGGGTGATACAGTCCTGTGGATATCCTGGATTAATTAATCAATATTACACTTGACCAGAAACCCACCTTCGATCTCAGGGTGCGTTCTGAGCGcttggctgcagcagctgccatCTTGAGGATGTCGGGGTTGCTTTTGGATTTCAAGATATCTAGAAGGGAAATCATGACAGAGTAAAATAAGGAAATAGAGACAGGATCTAGTCCCGAGGGGTAGCGAAGGCTATTTTAGTTGACACACAGGTCGTTACACAACCACCACTTGTGTGAATGGATTAGTTTGTAACCGTAGGTGATGTTAAGTGTCATGTAGAGAAACGCTTTCACCATGTGTCTGACTTAACAATTATAATGTTTGGAGGTGGCCAAACAGTTTACAGGTAACAATGTCTACAGTCCAACTTTGATTGGacaaaaattacttttttgcttttttccctACTTTAAGAAAGCTAGAGTCCACACAtttgaataaaagagaaaaaaagcttAACAATACTTTAATCTTAAAAGgcccagtgtgtaagatttaggtgaaagggattaATTGAcagaaattagatttttttcaaatggttttaacaagt
Protein-coding sequences here:
- the si:dkey-94l16.4 gene encoding transcription factor 20; amino-acid sequence: MEQPPGSVDDLQPQDLSGASIPSVIDLTGEECVLNAASLKTQGWYANSASSNQGLPFSETGSPDSALQSAEHIQPDNAFSRTTVTLSYVSRSHVFSAQDSLSRRSPLCGGPPVSSFSHHPSCDLEKGPGGETGFSLAQHYLEQAEGPVDLGIQTELLQSLSEAPAGPEKDGGARLTQVPSGGVSGPWVPRRKEEVDHSRGLENGLGNSSVACAESSPETLTPATVEDPEKSTSEALLLMSRKQDPVVVLESVAARDLCSLSREYISPLEDPVSPSATSLDDVEDVFILPQASSSPSGDTSNLEAAEEVAWDVSRTEGAIQEGSDITRLDSIDENKQPVHGQKSAIEPIIDLTDDVCVSSVLEDKPKTVIPHMNGNAKAQERTLTEKKLPWRSSRGTRLGAIVMNINSSRYKVSGCIRTNKKARASPPTASISNLEETKSKNTLPVGKRKSRAKSSSPVKTIKQKAETPVKKVQTNNINTDSTSDSKLLSISKKSQSSTPPKSPQLAVHKRSRQEPKDVSLPVRSPQTSPKQPRRRRRSSQSSPQSAAHKNSKKETEPVSRPVPTVEIKVARISPPPSKSPKKSPGKGKGKAAGSKTPPTAKTKAKRRRKQLMSSQSLSMFSPKEPEIKLRYVNFKEEKRELRSDSFSPFIRTERRQPSPSLCSVVNYQEEVRTPCKKGPQQQQQARDPGDFLSAVVPSTSCLQLGRASTQSQHQRSLVCCLCGKAANAMDLGDLHGPYYPDGYQPSTKRPASISQLKEEEDGFSDSDSSSCSGRGRRRKRAVPPTQWSFRPGGQRQQKGALESHRWSSNGTGSPAAKRARSDASTAEVEDWYSPPVLPLEPCEYWLHEDCGIWSAGVFLVKGKVYGLEEAVKTAQEMMCSACADPGATLGCFFKGCPNKYHYRCALVSECVLLEENFSMKCKKHKDKTLKGPAGNRGNNR